The following proteins are encoded in a genomic region of Synechococcus sp. ROS8604:
- the cynS gene encoding cyanase — translation MAGPSPSTLTASLMAAKKAKGLSFADLEAALGLDEVWIASLFYGQATASPEEAEKLATLLALDPAITAALQEFPTKGSLDPVIPTDPLIYRFYEIMQVYGMPLKDVIQEKFGDGIMSAIDFTLDVDKVEDPKGDRVKITMCGKFLPYKKW, via the coding sequence TTGGCTGGTCCCTCGCCATCGACGCTTACTGCTTCACTGATGGCGGCAAAGAAGGCGAAGGGTCTTTCCTTTGCTGACTTAGAAGCGGCCCTTGGGCTCGATGAGGTTTGGATTGCTTCTCTCTTTTATGGACAGGCAACCGCATCCCCTGAAGAAGCGGAGAAATTAGCAACATTGTTGGCTCTCGATCCAGCCATTACCGCTGCGCTGCAGGAGTTTCCGACGAAAGGAAGTCTAGATCCTGTGATTCCTACAGATCCGCTGATCTATCGTTTCTATGAGATCATGCAGGTTTATGGTATGCCTCTTAAAGATGTTATTCAGGAAAAATTTGGCGATGGTATTATGAGTGCTATCGACTTTACTTTGGATGTGGATAAGGTTGAAGATCCTAAAGGAGACAGGGTAAAGATTACAATGTGCGGAAAATTCTTGCCTTATAAAAAATGGTGA
- a CDS encoding anthranilate phosphoribosyltransferase family protein, whose product MEMSPVAKKRAYFKQLLRKIGSGEHTSKGLTRSEADEAMELMLTGGASDVQIGAFLIAHRIRRPEPQELTGMLDTYKRLGPCLLSEPDQRRPICFGMPFDGRSRTAPIYPLTTLLLVGSGQPVVLQGGKRMPVKFGITGAELFASIGLNLQGLSINDVQAGFNLHGLALIYQPEHFPLGEALLPARDDLGKRPPLASAELLWTAHQGHHLLVSGFVHPPTENRAWQALELAGEKDVITVKGLEGGTDLPVSRAGITARIHNSGEPERHIVHPRDHGCFGDDPRWESEEAWATHAKEALLGQGPMAQSLRWNAGCYLWLSGLSKSLEDGVEEARTMQANGVGTAALEQLIAWRASVGG is encoded by the coding sequence ATGGAAATGTCTCCAGTAGCCAAAAAGCGTGCATATTTCAAGCAATTGCTACGCAAAATTGGCAGTGGAGAGCACACCAGCAAAGGGCTAACGCGAAGCGAAGCCGATGAGGCCATGGAGTTGATGCTCACGGGAGGAGCTTCAGACGTCCAAATCGGCGCCTTTCTCATTGCCCATCGCATTCGCAGGCCCGAGCCTCAAGAGCTCACCGGCATGCTCGATACCTATAAACGTCTCGGGCCCTGTCTTCTCAGTGAACCCGATCAACGCCGGCCGATCTGCTTTGGCATGCCCTTTGACGGCCGATCTCGCACGGCACCGATCTACCCCTTAACAACGTTGCTGTTGGTGGGGTCTGGACAGCCTGTGGTCTTGCAGGGAGGGAAGCGAATGCCAGTGAAATTTGGAATCACTGGCGCAGAGCTGTTCGCTTCGATCGGGCTCAACTTGCAGGGACTGTCGATCAATGATGTTCAAGCAGGCTTCAACCTCCATGGTCTTGCCCTCATCTATCAACCGGAACACTTCCCCCTTGGCGAGGCACTGCTTCCCGCGCGGGATGATCTCGGGAAACGACCTCCACTGGCCAGCGCCGAGCTGCTCTGGACTGCTCACCAAGGGCACCACCTGCTTGTGAGTGGATTTGTGCATCCACCAACGGAAAACCGAGCCTGGCAAGCCCTAGAGCTGGCCGGAGAAAAGGACGTTATCACCGTGAAGGGCTTAGAGGGAGGAACAGACCTGCCGGTTAGTCGGGCCGGGATCACAGCTCGCATTCACAACTCAGGAGAGCCCGAACGACACATCGTTCACCCCCGTGATCATGGCTGCTTTGGAGACGACCCCCGCTGGGAATCAGAGGAGGCCTGGGCGACACACGCCAAAGAGGCCCTTCTAGGCCAAGGGCCCATGGCCCAGTCATTGCGTTGGAACGCAGGCTGCTACCTCTGGTTGAGCGGACTGAGCAAAAGCTTGGAGGACGGTGTAGAGGAGGCCCGCACCATGCAAGCCAATGGAGTTGGCACCGCCGCCTTGGAACAACTGATCGCCTGGCGGGCGTCTGTGGGAGGGTGA
- a CDS encoding MFS transporter, with protein MRRPHVPTLLSAFLTLLNDRLSESIVFPLLPFLLASFNADGRTLGLLAGSYALAQFAATPFIGALSDRFGRRPVIAICVSGSVLGLGLFAITVSQDWPAGAVLPLFLLFGARLIDGVSGGTAATAGAVLADITPPEQRARAFGLIGVAFGLGFIMGPFLGGQLARIAVTVPLWVATGFAVLNLVVVLTLLPETHPVSERRVLPRKRELNPFAQIARVIGNPAVGRLALGFFLFFLAFNGFTAILVLYFKQRFNWGPELATTAFLIVGVVATVVQGGLIGPLVKRFGEWKLTLIGLGLVIAGCLLIPTTDPEQARTGVFTAVAILASGTGLVTPSLRSLVSRRLSDEGQGAALGSLQALQSLGSFLGPPLAGLGYDLLGQTSPFFGGAGLLLVVVLLVTRSPLEESTG; from the coding sequence GTGCGCCGTCCTCACGTTCCAACGTTATTAAGTGCGTTTCTAACGCTTCTCAATGACCGACTCAGCGAAAGCATTGTTTTTCCATTGCTGCCCTTTCTGTTGGCATCGTTCAATGCCGACGGTCGCACCCTTGGTCTTTTAGCTGGCAGCTACGCCCTTGCTCAGTTCGCAGCGACTCCCTTCATCGGAGCCCTGAGTGATCGCTTCGGCCGCAGGCCTGTGATCGCCATCTGCGTCAGTGGTTCCGTCCTCGGCCTCGGACTGTTTGCGATCACCGTGAGCCAAGACTGGCCCGCTGGAGCTGTGCTGCCCCTCTTTCTCCTGTTTGGAGCCCGTCTGATCGATGGGGTGAGTGGTGGAACAGCCGCCACAGCAGGAGCCGTACTCGCAGACATCACCCCTCCGGAGCAACGCGCACGCGCCTTCGGATTGATCGGAGTGGCCTTCGGACTTGGTTTCATTATGGGCCCCTTTCTTGGTGGCCAATTAGCCCGCATTGCCGTCACGGTGCCGCTCTGGGTGGCAACCGGCTTCGCCGTGCTCAACCTTGTTGTTGTCCTGACGTTGCTCCCTGAAACCCATCCGGTGTCAGAACGCCGCGTCCTTCCCCGCAAACGGGAGCTCAACCCCTTCGCTCAAATCGCGCGGGTGATTGGCAATCCAGCCGTCGGGCGTCTGGCCTTGGGCTTTTTTCTGTTCTTTCTTGCCTTCAATGGCTTCACCGCAATCCTGGTTCTCTATTTCAAGCAACGCTTCAATTGGGGTCCAGAGCTTGCCACTACAGCCTTTTTGATTGTGGGGGTCGTCGCCACCGTGGTCCAGGGTGGCCTGATCGGTCCATTGGTGAAACGGTTTGGGGAGTGGAAACTCACGCTGATCGGCCTCGGTTTGGTCATCGCCGGTTGTTTGCTCATCCCCACAACCGATCCGGAGCAAGCCAGGACCGGAGTGTTCACAGCCGTGGCGATTTTGGCCAGCGGCACGGGTCTCGTGACCCCAAGCCTTCGCAGCCTGGTGTCGCGGCGTCTCAGCGATGAAGGGCAAGGCGCAGCCCTTGGCAGCCTGCAAGCCCTCCAAAGTCTTGGCAGTTTTTTAGGCCCACCTCTCGCTGGACTGGGCTACGACCTCCTGGGTCAAACCAGTCCGTTCTTTGGAGGCGCCGGATTACTTCTGGTCGTCGTGCTCTTGGTGACGCGCAGTCCCCTTGAGGAATCCACAGGGTGA
- the ppk1 gene encoding polyphosphate kinase 1: protein MSGVMLPENLYINRELSWIAFNKRVLSQALDQRTQLLEQAKFSAIFSNNLDEFFMVRVASLKSQVEAGIDKRSEDGLTPREQLHEIRNQLSALLEAQQTHYINHLRVGLEGFGVFLFNYQQLNAAQQHWVDNFFQTAVFPVLTPLAVDPAHPFPFVSNLSLNVAALIHDPESGQRQLARVKVPQKILPRFVSIPVELSGDESKPMHTAVPLEQVIAFNLGLLFPGMSIEGHYFFRVTRDADLELRDLEADDLMIAIEQGLRKRRMGGEVVRLEVAADTPLDVIEMLMDGMSVVEEDLYKVNGPLGLDDLFGLMSLPLPHLKDTTHSGQTPTVLSRTQRGMLEDGSIKEEEFESIFSVIRRRDVLLHHPYDLFSTSVEEFINQAADDPLVMGIKMTLYRTSKDSPIIAALIRAAENGKQVMALVELKARFDEDNNIQWAKHLERSGVHVVYGVIGLKTHTKIVLVVRKEKERLRSYVHIGTGNYNSKTSRLYTDLGLLSARPELGQDLVELFNYLTGFSKQQSFRKLLVAPVSLRKGMEQLIRREIEHAQQGRGGSIKAKMNSLVDPGIIALLYEASQAGVKIQLIIRGMCSLYPRLEGISDNISVISIIGRFLEHSRIFWFNNGGEPEVFIGSADLMPRNLDRRVEAVAPIEEPELRAQLERLLERYLSDNKGAWDMQTDGTFIQRHPEGEERNSQSQLIDDWKGMH from the coding sequence ATGAGCGGCGTCATGCTTCCCGAAAATCTCTACATCAATCGGGAACTGAGCTGGATTGCCTTCAACAAGCGCGTGTTGTCTCAGGCGCTTGACCAAAGAACGCAGTTGTTGGAACAGGCCAAATTCAGTGCCATTTTCAGCAACAATCTCGATGAGTTTTTCATGGTGCGCGTGGCGTCCTTGAAATCTCAGGTTGAGGCCGGCATCGACAAGCGAAGTGAGGATGGGCTCACGCCACGGGAGCAGCTCCATGAGATTCGTAACCAGCTCTCAGCACTGCTGGAAGCCCAGCAAACGCACTACATCAACCATCTCCGCGTAGGCCTGGAAGGCTTTGGTGTGTTTCTGTTCAACTACCAACAGCTGAACGCCGCCCAACAGCACTGGGTGGACAACTTCTTTCAAACGGCAGTTTTTCCTGTCTTGACGCCCCTGGCGGTAGATCCTGCCCATCCCTTTCCATTCGTTAGCAATCTCAGCCTCAACGTCGCCGCCCTGATCCACGACCCAGAGTCCGGCCAACGCCAACTGGCCCGAGTGAAGGTCCCACAAAAAATCCTTCCTCGCTTTGTCTCGATTCCAGTGGAGCTGAGCGGAGATGAATCCAAGCCAATGCACACAGCCGTACCTCTTGAGCAGGTGATTGCCTTCAATCTCGGCCTGCTCTTTCCAGGAATGAGCATTGAAGGGCATTACTTTTTCCGGGTCACCAGGGATGCAGACCTGGAACTACGCGACCTTGAAGCCGACGATCTGATGATCGCCATCGAACAGGGCTTGCGAAAGCGAAGGATGGGGGGTGAAGTGGTCCGCTTGGAGGTGGCTGCCGACACTCCTCTAGACGTCATTGAGATGTTGATGGACGGCATGTCCGTTGTTGAAGAAGACCTCTACAAGGTGAATGGACCTCTCGGGCTCGATGATCTTTTCGGCTTGATGAGCCTGCCTCTGCCACACCTCAAAGACACCACGCACTCAGGTCAAACTCCCACCGTCCTCAGTCGCACGCAGAGGGGCATGTTGGAAGACGGCTCCATCAAAGAAGAAGAATTCGAGAGCATTTTCTCGGTGATACGCCGCCGCGATGTTCTCCTCCATCACCCTTACGACTTGTTTTCCACGTCGGTCGAGGAATTCATTAACCAAGCGGCAGACGACCCCCTCGTCATGGGAATCAAGATGACCCTCTACCGCACATCCAAAGATTCCCCGATTATCGCGGCGCTTATCCGTGCAGCAGAAAATGGGAAGCAGGTGATGGCACTTGTCGAGCTCAAGGCTCGTTTCGATGAAGACAACAATATTCAGTGGGCCAAACATCTGGAACGCTCTGGAGTGCATGTGGTCTATGGGGTGATTGGCCTCAAGACGCATACCAAGATTGTTCTGGTTGTACGCAAAGAGAAAGAACGCCTACGCAGCTATGTCCACATCGGAACTGGTAACTACAACTCCAAAACCTCACGTCTTTACACCGATCTAGGCCTGCTTTCAGCTCGACCGGAACTTGGCCAAGACCTCGTGGAGTTGTTCAACTATCTAACCGGCTTCTCTAAACAACAAAGCTTCCGCAAATTACTCGTGGCTCCTGTCTCCTTAAGGAAGGGGATGGAACAATTAATCCGCCGTGAAATCGAACATGCTCAGCAAGGACGTGGTGGATCGATCAAAGCCAAAATGAATTCTCTGGTGGATCCAGGAATCATTGCTCTTCTATATGAAGCATCTCAAGCCGGGGTAAAAATCCAATTGATCATCCGAGGGATGTGCAGCCTTTACCCAAGACTCGAAGGTATAAGCGACAACATCAGCGTGATCAGTATTATTGGTCGTTTCTTAGAGCATTCACGCATCTTTTGGTTTAACAATGGCGGCGAACCGGAAGTGTTCATCGGTAGCGCCGACTTAATGCCGCGCAACCTTGATCGACGCGTCGAAGCGGTTGCCCCCATTGAAGAACCCGAACTCAGAGCACAGCTCGAACGCCTGCTTGAACGCTACCTAAGCGATAACAAGGGTGCTTGGGACATGCAAACCGACGGTACGTTTATTCAACGGCATCCCGAGGGAGAAGAGCGCAACTCCCAATCGCAGTTAATTGATGACTGGAAAGGAATGCACTAG
- a CDS encoding RpoD/SigA family RNA polymerase sigma factor produces MGIPLESNGAAPKGTSVEPLLPTASRRNTANHSRGTSSGRASRSGGRLATDSIGHYLSSIGRVPLLTAAEEIELAHHVQAMKELLDIQEEDRTPKQRHRIRMGKRARDRMMAANLRLVVSVAKKYQNQGLELLDLVQEGAIGLERAVDKFDPAMGYKFSTYAYWWIRQGMTRAIDNSARTIRLPIHISEKLSKMRKITRELSHRFGRQPNRLELAHAMGIEPRDLEELISQSAPCASLDAHARGEEDRSTLGELIPDPNGDEPMEGMDRSIQKEHLGGWLSQLNEREQKILRLRFGLGGEEPLTLAEIGRQINVSRERVRQLESKAILKLRTMTNHQQAA; encoded by the coding sequence ATGGGGATCCCTCTGGAGTCCAATGGAGCTGCCCCCAAAGGCACTTCTGTGGAACCCTTATTGCCGACTGCTAGTCGACGCAATACAGCCAATCATTCACGTGGCACAAGCTCTGGCAGAGCAAGTCGTTCGGGTGGACGCTTGGCCACAGATTCAATTGGTCATTATTTGAGCAGTATCGGGCGTGTACCACTCCTAACGGCTGCTGAAGAAATTGAGCTTGCCCATCATGTGCAAGCCATGAAAGAGCTTCTTGACATTCAAGAAGAAGACCGGACTCCTAAACAACGCCATCGCATCCGGATGGGGAAGAGAGCACGCGACCGGATGATGGCTGCCAACCTCAGGTTGGTGGTGAGTGTCGCCAAGAAATATCAAAACCAAGGCCTCGAACTTCTCGACCTCGTTCAGGAAGGGGCGATCGGGCTCGAACGTGCTGTCGACAAATTTGACCCGGCGATGGGTTACAAATTTTCGACCTACGCCTACTGGTGGATTCGGCAAGGGATGACACGGGCGATCGACAACAGTGCACGCACGATCCGTCTGCCGATTCATATCAGTGAAAAGCTGTCGAAAATGCGCAAGATCACCAGGGAGCTCTCCCATCGTTTCGGGCGTCAACCGAACCGTTTGGAGTTGGCTCATGCCATGGGTATTGAACCGAGAGACCTCGAAGAACTCATCTCCCAAAGCGCCCCCTGCGCTTCTCTTGATGCTCACGCCCGTGGCGAAGAAGATCGCAGCACCCTCGGAGAACTGATCCCAGATCCCAACGGCGATGAGCCGATGGAAGGCATGGATCGCAGCATTCAGAAGGAGCACCTGGGCGGCTGGCTCTCACAGCTCAATGAGCGCGAACAAAAAATCTTGCGTTTACGGTTCGGCCTTGGTGGAGAAGAACCCCTCACCCTTGCCGAAATTGGCCGTCAAATCAATGTGTCACGAGAACGCGTCCGCCAACTCGAATCCAAAGCCATTTTGAAATTACGCACGATGACCAATCATCAACAGGCCGCCTGA
- a CDS encoding diacylglycerol/polyprenol kinase family protein produces the protein MAGVLGSALICRQRWPNQRELSRKIVHVGTGPVLPLAWFLQIPIAIAVPFAVVVTVITLINHRWHLLPAVEDVGRRSYGTVAYGVAICLLLILFWAENPAAACAGVLVMAFGDGLAGLIGRAVRSPNWTVLAQRKSFIGTSTMAITSSVVLFALVLVTQSPLNPLRLFAVCSLAVGLEQMSVLGIDNLSVPLGVALSWTWMTA, from the coding sequence ATGGCCGGTGTCTTAGGCAGCGCTCTGATCTGCCGTCAACGCTGGCCCAATCAACGCGAGCTGAGTCGAAAGATTGTTCACGTCGGCACTGGACCGGTTCTTCCACTCGCCTGGTTTCTCCAAATTCCAATCGCGATTGCAGTGCCTTTCGCTGTGGTGGTCACCGTGATCACCTTGATCAATCACCGTTGGCACTTGCTGCCTGCGGTGGAGGATGTGGGTCGAAGGAGCTACGGGACCGTTGCCTATGGCGTCGCCATCTGTCTGCTTCTAATCCTGTTTTGGGCTGAAAATCCAGCTGCTGCCTGTGCTGGTGTGCTGGTGATGGCGTTCGGTGATGGCCTAGCAGGTCTGATTGGACGCGCCGTGCGTTCCCCAAACTGGACGGTCTTGGCGCAGCGCAAGTCGTTTATCGGCACAAGCACGATGGCCATCACCAGTTCTGTGGTGTTGTTCGCCTTAGTGCTAGTGACCCAAAGTCCACTCAACCCACTTCGACTTTTCGCGGTCTGCTCGTTGGCTGTCGGGCTCGAACAAATGAGCGTCCTGGGCATCGACAACCTGTCAGTGCCCCTTGGCGTAGCCCTGAGTTGGACCTGGATGACAGCCTGA
- a CDS encoding 3-deoxy-7-phosphoheptulonate synthase, whose product MTTTHDLHVVDTRPLIPPALLHRDLPIDPTALETVATARSRIQAILRGLDSRLLVIVGPCSVHDVEAARDYARRLAPLRERHSAELEIVMRVYFEKPRTTVGWKGLINDPHLDGSYDINTGLRMARSLLLDLAREGMPTATELLDPVVPQYIADLISWTAIGARTTESQTHREMASGLSMPIGYKNSTDGSATIAINAMQAASKPHHFLGINREGHASIVSTTGNPDGHLVLRGGNRGTNYHLEAIQDSAAELAGAGLPDRLMVDCSHGNSNKDYRRQGEVLQAVAAQVDQKLDHIMGVMIESHLVEGNQKLSSDLSTLTYGQSVTDACISIETTADLLGELAASVAKARFS is encoded by the coding sequence ATGACCACCACCCACGATCTGCATGTGGTGGACACGCGACCACTGATTCCACCGGCTCTGTTGCATCGTGACCTGCCCATTGATCCAACGGCTTTAGAAACGGTGGCGACGGCTCGCAGCCGCATCCAAGCCATCCTGCGTGGATTGGACAGCCGACTGTTGGTGATTGTGGGGCCCTGTTCTGTCCATGACGTGGAGGCGGCCCGGGACTACGCCCGTCGTTTGGCCCCCTTGCGTGAGCGCCATTCCGCTGAGTTGGAGATTGTGATGCGGGTGTATTTCGAAAAACCCCGCACCACCGTGGGATGGAAGGGGTTGATTAACGATCCCCATCTCGATGGCTCCTATGACATCAATACGGGGCTACGGATGGCCCGCTCCCTGTTGCTCGATTTGGCTCGGGAAGGAATGCCCACCGCGACAGAGCTGTTGGATCCTGTGGTTCCTCAGTACATCGCCGATTTAATCAGCTGGACCGCGATTGGTGCACGCACCACGGAAAGCCAGACCCATCGTGAAATGGCCTCAGGCTTATCGATGCCCATTGGCTACAAGAACAGCACCGATGGCAGTGCCACGATTGCCATTAATGCCATGCAGGCTGCTTCCAAGCCCCATCATTTCCTCGGCATCAATCGTGAGGGTCATGCTTCGATCGTGAGCACCACAGGAAACCCAGACGGTCACTTGGTTTTACGGGGTGGCAATCGCGGCACCAATTACCACTTGGAAGCGATTCAGGATTCAGCTGCGGAATTGGCTGGTGCAGGTCTGCCTGATCGCTTGATGGTGGACTGCAGCCATGGCAATTCAAATAAGGACTACCGCCGTCAAGGTGAGGTCCTACAGGCAGTGGCTGCTCAGGTGGACCAAAAACTTGATCACATCATGGGAGTGATGATTGAAAGCCATCTCGTAGAAGGCAACCAAAAGTTGTCTTCAGATCTATCCACCCTCACTTACGGGCAGAGCGTGACCGACGCATGCATCAGCATCGAAACCACCGCTGACCTTCTGGGAGAGCTTGCTGCCTCTGTGGCCAAGGCAAGATTCAGCTAA
- the acnB gene encoding bifunctional aconitate hydratase 2/2-methylisocitrate dehydratase, producing the protein MLSTYRENAKERESQGIPPLPLDAAQTQALTELLQNPPAGEEQTLLHLLSERIPPGVDEAAYVKATWLSAVAQSKASSPLVAPLEAVELLGTMVGGYNVAALIELLKHPDETLASCAVQGLSRTLLVYDAFNDVMELATSNRYAQQVVDSWAAAEWFTRRDQLAQEITVTVFKVDGETNTDDLSPATHATTRPDIPLHALAMLETRDPEGLHTIETLKKKGHPVAYVGDVVGTGSSRKSAINSVLWHTGNDIPHVPNKRAGGVIIGGKIAPIFFNTAEDSGALPIECDVSDLNTGDVITIRPYAGTIERDGEVISRFELKPSTISDEVRAGGRIPLMIGRALTDKVRSQLGLAPSETFIRPSAPADTGKGFTLAQKMVGKACGLPGVRPGTSCEPLMTTVGSQDTTGPMTRDEMKELACLGFSADLVMQSFCHTAAYPKPVDLQTQKELPDFFAQRGGVALRPGDGIIHSWLNRMLLPDTVGTGGDSHTRFPLGISFPGGSGVVAFAAAIGAMPLDMPESVLVRFSGSLQSGVTLRDVVNAIPWVAIQKGLLTVEKANKKNVFNGRIMEIEGLPDLKLEQAFELTDATAERSCAGCTIKLSEATVSEYLSSNVALLKNMIARGYSDARTLARRIKVMEDWLANPQLLQADDDAQYAEVIEINLDELTEPVLACPNDPDNVKLLSEVAGEAVQEVFIGSCMTNIGHYRAAAKVLEEAGDIAARLWVCPPTRMDEDMLKQEGYYATFEAAGSRMEMPGCSLCMGNQARVGDNTTVFSTSTRNFNNRLGKGAQVFLGSAELAAVCALLGRIPTPDEYQRIAAEKIDPLSAELYRYLNFDQIDNFVEQGRVLSATEQAEVMAGA; encoded by the coding sequence ATGCTGAGCACCTATCGCGAGAACGCCAAGGAACGGGAAAGCCAGGGCATCCCGCCGCTTCCTCTTGATGCCGCTCAGACGCAGGCCCTCACGGAACTTCTTCAAAATCCACCTGCGGGAGAAGAGCAGACCTTGCTGCACCTGCTGAGCGAACGCATTCCCCCCGGCGTGGATGAAGCGGCCTATGTCAAAGCAACCTGGTTAAGTGCTGTCGCTCAAAGCAAAGCATCCAGCCCATTGGTGGCGCCTTTGGAAGCGGTGGAATTGCTCGGCACCATGGTCGGCGGGTACAACGTCGCCGCACTGATCGAACTGCTGAAGCATCCAGACGAGACGCTTGCGAGCTGTGCCGTTCAAGGACTTAGCCGCACCCTCTTGGTCTACGACGCATTCAATGACGTCATGGAGCTAGCGACCAGCAACCGTTACGCCCAACAGGTGGTGGACAGCTGGGCTGCAGCGGAATGGTTTACCCGGCGAGATCAACTCGCCCAAGAGATCACCGTCACCGTGTTCAAGGTGGACGGCGAAACCAACACGGACGACCTCTCACCAGCCACCCACGCGACCACCCGTCCCGACATCCCATTGCACGCCCTGGCGATGTTGGAAACCCGCGATCCAGAGGGACTCCACACCATTGAGACCCTGAAAAAGAAAGGTCATCCCGTGGCCTATGTGGGTGATGTGGTCGGCACCGGAAGCTCTCGAAAAAGCGCCATCAACTCCGTGCTGTGGCACACCGGCAATGACATCCCCCATGTGCCCAACAAGCGCGCCGGCGGAGTGATCATCGGCGGTAAAATAGCTCCTATCTTTTTCAACACTGCGGAAGATTCAGGCGCCTTGCCGATTGAGTGCGATGTCAGCGATCTGAACACCGGTGATGTGATCACGATTCGCCCTTACGCCGGCACGATCGAACGCGATGGCGAGGTGATCAGCCGATTTGAACTCAAACCGAGCACGATCAGCGACGAAGTGCGTGCTGGTGGTCGCATCCCACTGATGATTGGTCGCGCTCTCACCGACAAGGTGCGAAGCCAACTGGGACTAGCTCCTTCTGAAACATTCATCCGGCCTAGCGCCCCTGCCGACACGGGAAAAGGCTTCACCTTGGCGCAAAAAATGGTGGGCAAAGCTTGCGGTCTACCAGGAGTCCGTCCCGGCACGAGCTGTGAACCGCTGATGACCACCGTTGGCAGTCAAGACACCACGGGGCCCATGACCCGGGACGAAATGAAGGAATTGGCCTGCCTGGGCTTTTCCGCTGATTTGGTGATGCAGAGCTTCTGCCACACCGCCGCTTACCCCAAACCAGTGGACCTGCAGACCCAGAAGGAGCTGCCTGATTTCTTTGCCCAACGCGGCGGTGTCGCCCTTCGCCCCGGTGACGGGATCATCCACAGCTGGCTCAATCGCATGCTCTTGCCCGACACCGTGGGCACAGGAGGTGACAGCCACACCCGGTTCCCCCTCGGTATTTCTTTTCCAGGAGGCTCAGGGGTTGTGGCCTTTGCTGCCGCCATCGGCGCCATGCCCCTCGACATGCCCGAATCGGTGCTGGTCCGGTTCAGCGGCTCTCTTCAGTCGGGGGTCACACTCCGCGATGTCGTGAATGCGATTCCCTGGGTCGCGATCCAAAAGGGCCTGCTCACCGTGGAAAAAGCCAACAAGAAGAACGTCTTCAATGGCCGGATCATGGAAATTGAAGGGTTGCCAGATCTCAAGCTGGAGCAAGCCTTCGAACTCACGGACGCCACGGCAGAACGCTCTTGCGCAGGCTGCACCATCAAATTGTCCGAAGCCACCGTGAGTGAATATCTGAGCAGCAATGTGGCGCTGCTCAAAAACATGATTGCGCGCGGCTACAGCGATGCCCGCACCCTGGCGCGACGGATCAAGGTGATGGAGGACTGGCTGGCCAACCCCCAACTCCTTCAAGCGGATGACGACGCTCAATACGCCGAAGTGATTGAGATCAATCTCGATGAGCTCACCGAACCCGTCCTTGCCTGCCCGAACGATCCCGACAACGTGAAGCTGCTCAGCGAAGTGGCTGGCGAAGCCGTTCAAGAGGTGTTCATCGGCTCTTGCATGACCAACATCGGCCACTACCGCGCCGCGGCCAAAGTGCTCGAAGAAGCCGGCGACATCGCTGCAAGGCTTTGGGTTTGCCCGCCCACGCGTATGGACGAGGACATGCTCAAGCAAGAGGGCTACTACGCCACATTTGAAGCAGCCGGCAGCCGCATGGAAATGCCAGGCTGCTCACTCTGCATGGGCAATCAAGCCCGGGTCGGTGACAACACCACAGTGTTCTCCACCAGCACTCGGAACTTCAACAACCGGCTTGGCAAAGGAGCGCAGGTCTTCCTGGGAAGCGCTGAATTAGCCGCTGTCTGCGCCCTGCTCGGGCGCATTCCCACACCCGATGAATACCAAAGGATCGCCGCTGAAAAGATCGATCCACTCTCAGCAGAGCTGTACCGCTACCTCAACTTCGACCAAATCGATAACTTCGTCGAACAGGGCCGAGTGCTGAGCGCTACGGAACAAGCGGAGGTCATGGCCGGCGCCTAA